The segment TGCCGCGGCCCAGGCTGCATCGCTTCCTCCTCGGCCGTTGGCGTGGCGCCGGTCAGATCGGTCAGATTCGGCACCACCGCGAAGAGCGAGAACTCGCCGGTGTCCGGGGCAACCTGGTAAATGGTGTTGCCGCCTGCGTCCGCGACGTAGATGACGCCGTCCTGGCTGATCCCGAGCCCGTAGAGATTCGGGTTGATATCGGTGCCGTCCGGGTTGTTGGCCTCCTCGTAGGGACCGAGCTCGGCGACAAGCCGTGTCTCCTGGGTGTTGATATCGATTGCGCTGACGGTGTTCTCCGACGGCAGCGGCAGCATGCCGCTCCCAACCGAGCTCCCACCGGTGGAGACGTAGACCGACTGATCGTAATAGTCGATCCCAACGCCGCCAATCGCGGTCGTGAGGACGATCTGCGTGCCGTCCGGCGCGATCGCGGAGATCTGCGGCGGCACGATCGG is part of the Thermomicrobiales bacterium genome and harbors:
- a CDS encoding ScyD/ScyE family protein: PIVPPQISAIAPDGTQIVLTTAIGGVGIDYYDQSVYVSTGGSSVGSGMLPLPSENTVSAIDINTQETRLVAELGPYEEANNPDGTDINPNLYGLGISQDGVIYVADAGGNTIYQVAPDTGEFSLFAVVPNLTDLTGATPTAEEEAMQPGPRQPVPTSVAIAPDGTITVVLLSESWNGPSILDYQADGTYTVRDVQLSMIVDATYGPDGALYVTQLTADFSGEMPAPGNVFRVDADGTVTPVVEGLFFPHGIAFHQESGNLFVVTNSIISAPDAPAGMLVRFDGIATPAA